The genomic segment AAACTTGGTGTATATATTCAATTCTACATTAAATGCAATTACCTGGCAGCAGAATAATGCAATTGATACTTTTGTGGCAAGATTAGAGTGATCCGTTTGACTTGTTTCTTATAAATGCTCTGCATCCCTTCTGTGGACAGTTCCTGGTTTTCATATTGCAGGGAGAAGTAGGTTGAAGTTTTCTATGCTTATATTTTAATAGATTTGAGTAGCCGTTAAGCATTGTCTCACACTGGCAAGCTTCACAGTGTTTATAGTTGCTGCTTTGATATTTCTTGAATCGGGCTCCCATCGAGGTAGATCCTTCATTACTGTAATTTGCCCGCTCTTTTCTTCCTCTCCTTACCATTTTAGCTGATATGGTTCTCCATTGTAATGTTTTGGTTTTTGACGATTGAGGTACTAGTTTTGCAAAGGCAAGCTCAAGTTATTCATCAGTTCAAACTTTCTTGTTTGCAATAGAATCATCAGATATTCTTCAAGTTGTTTTCTGTTTGATATTGCATCAAAAGTTCAGTTTTCATTAAGATCAACGAATTTCACTTGGGCAGGAGATGGTTTGGATCATGATAGTTTGAGCAATCCTTTAGTCCTTCACCTTGCGGCACACGGAGTCAAGGTATGGCATCATTTTGTgttgtatttattttttagaCACATCAGTTTCAACTGGTGATTCGATGTTTGGCTAGAATCAAACTTGCAGTATCACCCCGGGAGTTGAGTTATATATGTTTATCGTAAAGATTTCTTTCAACTGGCGATTGGACATGCTTTTAAATTGCATAAGAAAGTCCCGTTCTTTTGTAAGATGACATTGTTTTTTCTCAAGAGTTATTTTTTGTTCCATGTCTAGTAACACTAGAGGTAGATGCTATGGATGCAAATTATATGGCAGCTAGGCAGAATTTCTTGTCAGTCTTTGGATGGCAACTTTCTTGTAttgttctctctctctctctctctctcaacTATATTTTGGGATATTGAATTGTTTCATCCTTACTCCTCGTTTTCTGTTCAAGGGATATTGAATTGTTTCATCCAAACTTAGTACACAGTCTGCATTTTTCCAGTGGAGTTTGATGatgtttattcttgttttgctTACTTAGAAGATAGTGCTGTAATGTTCTAACTTGTCTTCTGTGCTGTGAATATACTCTTTTAGCAAAAGTAAAACTTTGGTTAAACCAAATAAATACGGGAATTCGattcttattttttaaaaataaaattggtttatttggttttgttttgattactattataaaaaaaattggtgaaactgaatatctgatttttaaaataaagaaacatTTTTTAGCCGTAGAATTGGAAGATCACAAAATTCGATTTGGATCATAAAATTGGaagtaataatatttggtttttaatttttaataaataaaatccaATTCTTATTCAATTCAACGTGTAAATTCCGAATTACAAATTAACCGCTCTAATTTGGTTTGGCTGGTTCGCTTTCGATGAAAAATCTGGAATGTTTGGTTAGGGGTTGATCTCCATGATAGAATCAAATATCCAAATTTAGTCACACATATATGGggtctattaattttttttaaaatcacatatttGTGTGAATTTTGTCCATTCAAACTATATGGAGGTAGTGTTCCCACATATAGCATCGACTTAACCAATACGATCGGCATTCAAAGCGTTAGTCGATCGTATCAATCGAGTGTggcaaattctttttaaaattgTAACATTTTTCAAAGAGTTGGTGAATTAAGAGTGATAACACgattatttaataaatacaaATATAGTCGATACCATTGCgatagaaaaaataaaataataattttgtttaGACTAGATGCAACATACCATATGTTATCAAGGTAAATGAAAGAAATCTGTTTTTAAATCTATGTAAATTGTTATTGTAActttaaatcaaatatcaagtCTTTTCTTGACGATAGGCATCGAATTCGAAGCAGGCTTCAATCTAGTTCGAATTAGCCTAAAACCTTTCCTTAAAAAGCACATCAAAATCCTAGTATTCTAAGCGATCGTATATAACCCCACCTGTAATCCATCAGAAGCCAGTCAATCGCTCCAAAATCCTCCATCCATATCAGAATTCTGATTTTTCGCcaattttataaatttgaaGGGCCCTTGTGCTATGGATTTAATAGAGCTGTTAGCCATCTTCGGACCCGGAATCTCTGGCGCGGTATTCGGAGTCGGCTGGTGGTTTTGGGTTGACGCTGTCGTTTGTAGCGCCGTCAAGGTTCCTTTCGTTCACTATCTTCCAGGTATTTTGTATTCAAGTTATAGATACGAAGTTAGGTTTTGTTATCATCTATTGAGTTCTATTATTAGGTTTTTTTCCCGTTTGCAGGAATTTTTGCATCTTTGGCTGCTCTTATGTTTAATTGCGTGAAGAAAGAGGATATTGATTACTCGCCCTACGATGAAGGGGAGTTGAGGTATCTTCTGTGCTTTTGGAGTACGCACATGACGTTATGACATTGTATTTTTACTTGTTATTAGGgattggttttttttttccacGCTATCTATGATAAAAGGATAACCATTTTGTAAATTCTTGCACCATTGCATAGTGTAGCATGTTGATCATGTCTAAAGACCAAGGATTACAGATTTATGTACTTTTAGTAGTGCAAAATTTGACCTTTGGAAAACTTCATTACCTCAGTTTGTGGTATAGAGAAATTCTGTGATCTGAAACTCGAGTATTTTCAGGGACAACTGATTTTTGTTCGCTAAAGAAGTTAGGAAAACTGTTTtatgcatgcttgattttacaTGTTCAGCTAATTTATGTTGATACAAAGTAGAATGTATGTCTTCACCGATGTGTTAACCtccatttcagttatttttgtCATTTTGGCGTTACAGCAGAATGCCTTGAATCTTCTCTACCATTTCTTTCTCTTTTCATGTTTCTCCTATTATATGGTGTGATCGAATTAAGGTTTCTTGTCATTCCCGTGAGCTATTCATTAGCTTAAATATAATAGTGCAAATCCAAACAAACAATATCAAAATCCCTGTCTGATTGACCACATTCTTTCTACTGTAAAAGTCGCTGCAAATTGACTTCTAAGCGATACAAAACGTTACTCAACTATTCTGCTGCTCCCTTAATTTGCAGGTTGAAACTTTGGCTTTTCATTGCATATGTTGTATCTTTTGtctctttggctgcatcagtTGGCCTATTGATACAAGATGCAATGGTGACAACCGGTCCTTCATCATGGACAGGCGTTGCAGGTGTGCTTCAATGTGTGTGCGTACTAGTCAGGTAAGAGATATGTTGTTTTCTGGTTTTTGGCTCTTCCTACTTTGACATAAAGTTACGGCATTTGAAGTAAGTTAGAGGTGCTACGTAGAACTTTCAAGTTCACCGTTGGGACAGTTGATGCCAAATGAATCTTGATTAGCAAATTATAATGCATGTAGATGGATCTAACCACGGTTTTAAAACCGATAATTCCAGTTCCAATGGATGGTGGAACCTGCTTCAAACTTAAGTTTTCTCATGAGAAAACATAAATCAGTGCTTCTTGTaagttaattattaaaaaaaaaatatgttactAATTGCTTTGAATACTTCATTTTCTGTTgaaaaggaaaataaaaataaggcTTGAATTTAATTTTTAGAAATCAAGTAGTTTTCATATattaattgagttgtctaggtCCACTTGGCATCTTAAACCCAATGCAAATTTACGGTTCCACATGGTTCACTGAATGAAAAGAATCAAGGTCGGATCTCCATATACCTCTTCACATTTTTTATATTGTTGATCTTTTGTTGACAAGTAGTGATAGGCCATGTGGGTATTTTTAGTTTTAAGATCTGGGTATTTACATATAAGTTTTCTATTCCCTGGCATATGAAAAAGCAActgttctttctttctttcttttctttttataaTTCCAACAATCTATTTTAGATTTAGAATCTGGATCAATATATATGCAACTTTCGTGATTTATTTGACCTGTTGAATTCCCATGCAGCGGGCTGATTTATTGGATCTCTCATTCGGAATAACATGGTGTGCCATAGCGTTTGAATATTGGATTTATACATGACTCGTCTCGTCTCGTCCAAGCATGTATCTTTGTTTGTGATCGTGTTGACAAAGAAGCGTGGTTGCCTATGATCTGTTTTATTTGAACAACTGAGTTTCCAGTGAATATTTATATGACACTCTTGTTTGTTTTCTTGAAAAAATGATGATCCAAGTTCTTCGATTCAATCCGGATTGcgttttatttttcaataataAAACACGCCGCAGCACATTCATAAAGCCTAGCCCGCAAGCAATGTCTTCATGTTTTATAATTGTCATCAAATTATTCTTAAATTAATAGACAACGAGTCTGACCTTTTTGTTGGTGTTTGTTCAGTTGCATGTTTCCAGTCTGGCTGCCCTTTTCTTCTGGAAACGAAAACATATCGTTTCTTTTTTGAATAAGACAGAACATATCGTTTATTACAATAATAATATTGTAACTGTTTGGTGTCAATAATTTATACCTAACATCAAAAAAATGTACATGTGATGTTAATGGAATTCATTTTTCCTTTCCCTTTTCCATTCACGATAAAGAAGAGTACACACTTTCCTTCAACTCTTTGAACAAAACTATAAAGAAGGTTCTTTTTTGTTCGTTATCCAATATAAatacaaatttattttatttttcaaaaactgcTTTAAAAAGTTAAGTTTAATAGAATACTTTTTAAATCGAAATGATATCTTTGaatatatatctatgtaaatctTATTATATGGTTGGTTTACACCttcttcgtttttttttttgggtaaatTGTGGTTTacacttttataaaaagaaaattgaatttgTTGTTTTGTTATCGTTTCGTGAGGAGCACATGTGCTGTATTTTGGTGACTACAAGCTTCATTGTGGTGACAGTTGTATTTATAAAAAATGTTGAATCCATTATACGTTGTCATTTTAGACGAGCAATATTTTTAAGTTAatgtttataaataaataaactaatttaGAAAATAAATCCTGCTTTAAAAACTAAGAATTTATAAAGGATGTTTTGGGAAATAATGATGATATttgtttctatatatatatatatatatatatatatatatatatatatatatatatatatagactgaAGTCTCATAAATTAttactataaaaaaaaaactgattaTCACTAATTGAACGTGGAAATCAAGAACTTGCGACGACTATTATTACATAAATTAGGGTCATTTGTGAATATATGTTAAatcttttatattatataatatttatgtgaaaagtctaatattatattaaaatcgaaaattttaaaaatatatttatgataagttttatgttatttgtgatataatatatagataaataaattaatattttattaaatatgatAGCAATTGATaaattacattttattttaataatctaCAAATTTACTATGAAATAAGTTTTGGGTATTATATATAAAGGTGGAGTATAATATTCTCTGTCCGATGTTTGGTAATGATTTCGAGAAGTCGTGTGAATTCTCTTGTGACGCCGTTTTAGTGCTCCGTTTCGTCTGCTTCCTCTCTACTTCCTGCTCCAACCTCTTAATGCACACGCTGCGAAAGTGTAATTCTGACCCCAATTCTGGTTCCGAGACCGAATTTCGAACGGCTCAAACCCTAGAAACCGCAAACAAAAACAGAAAAACAGTGGGAAATTTCCGTTGGTTGGAGGGTACTTTAGGTTTCCTCGTTGTTGATTCATGAATATTGCATTTTGCCCTCACAATGCACCGGTTCCCCAAAATTTTCGCTCATAATTCTGACCGCCTGAAAACTGATAAGAGTTGCAGCTCCAGCTCCTCCAGTCCCAGCCGCCAAGCGGCCAAGCCGAGGCGAAGGTTGGATCGGTGCAACGCCTCGAAAAACATCAGCTACGAGTTCTCTCCTAGttcatcatcatcttcgtcGTACTCGGTGGAGGAATCTGTTCGCCCGCGCACGCGTGATTTATTAGGCGATGAGAAAAGCTTTAGAGTTGATGGAAATGATGGTGAGATagatattctttgcaaaacCTTAGGATTTTCTGGTATAGATGACTTCGCTATACCTTCCGAGGAGTACAAGGCAATGAAAATGAGAACTTCCTATGCTCCTGTTGCATTTAATCAGATATTTGAGGTCAATTATGACAATTACGCTGAACTTTACGGTGTTGTTGGAGTTTCTGGTATTATTGATGTGAGCGATCAACAAGTTGGGGGTAACCAAGTTTGTTTTGGATTTTCAGAAAGTGATAATGGTGTAATGAGCAAGAAATTTGAGGAAAGTCGAGATTTTTGTGATGTGGATGGAAGTAGGGTTCATGTTTTTGATAAGGGTGCCCGTGCATTGTTGGGGGCTAAGTCAAGTGGAAGTGATTTTATTTCGTGTGATAAGTGTGATAATTCAAGTGGTAGGTTTGATAGATTCCGTGGAAATGGTATCAAGGGTGTGCGACCCCCGGTTTTAGCGCCACCATCATCTATGTTGAGAGCTTTCACGATGGATACTGATGCTAGTGTTTCAAGGTTTGAGAGTGGGTTTTCTCCAGAAGAAAATGGGGAAGAAGAAGATGGTCAAAAGAGAGACGAGGAAGTTAGGATGGGAAGGGTGATGGTAATGGAAGACAACTGTGTGCTCTCCGAATCATGTTCGTTCACCACATTTTCAAACGATGATGATACTTCAAGTACCACAACTGAACCGATATCAAGTATTTCACCTGATGGGGCATTAAGACGAACTATTATGGGGTGGCAGAAGGGTGAGCTCTTGGGTAGTGGCTCCTTTGGATCTGTTTATGAGGGAATAGCAGAGTAAGTATTGTGCCACttcattttatattaattaatctgGTATCTATAATTATCACAGGCACAAGACCTGGCTTAAACTAAAGGTGCAAATCGAGACATGTACACTGTCAAAATGAAGTGCAGTGGAGCATAATGTTTTACAATTTAAGACGTTTCTATGATATCTAATATGTACTTTACAGAGCGATtaacaaaattaaaacaaatatcCATCAATTAATAAGCAAATAAGGACTATTACATTAAATTTCAATTAAAACAACCATTTTAATCTGCCATATGCTTCATGCTTTTAGCTTTAAATGCGCATCAAGACATGTTTTACTGCCAAGATTGGTCCCTTTTTTACAGCCAAGATTGGTCCTTGCGCGAGGGCTGCATCTCTACATGTCTCTATGCGAAAATGCTCTCTCTGCCTTGAGCCTAGGCACAAACATTTTGGGCATGTGATTTGCTCTAATCTGTTCATATTATAGTACAAATTTTGCAAATTGGAGCGCTCTAGAGAATtgcaaatttatttaataagtTTGCTATGATTTTGTTAATTATTATCGCTTGCTTTGCTGCAGTGATGGATTCTTTTTTGCTGTGAAGGAAGTATCTTTGCTTGATCAAGGAGATGAGGGAAAGCAACGAATTATCCAACTTGAACAGGTTCCGTAACCCTAAATGCTTTTTCTGAACATCATTATTTTCTAATTTGATGTAATGACTGGTTTGTATGAATTTGTATTTGTTTCTGTAGTCatctttaatattattttttctcaTGTATTTTTAGGAAATTGCTCTTCTAAGTCAGTTTGAGCATGAGAATATAGTTCGGTACTATGGTACAAAGAGGGTAATGCCTTCTTGCTTTTTTGTTTCTCTTCATTGATATGTTTATCTTCCTCTTTGTAATTAGGTTTTATAATGCTTTTGCTTTAATCACAAACTCTTATTCCATCTTCTCGTATTTCATTAA from the Primulina eburnea isolate SZY01 chromosome 3, ASM2296580v1, whole genome shotgun sequence genome contains:
- the LOC140825665 gene encoding uncharacterized protein, giving the protein MDLIELLAIFGPGISGAVFGVGWWFWVDAVVCSAVKVPFVHYLPGIFASLAALMFNCVKKEDIDYSPYDEGELRLKLWLFIAYVVSFVSLAASVGLLIQDAMVTTGPSSWTGVAGVLQCVCVLVSGLIYWISHSE
- the LOC140825666 gene encoding mitogen-activated protein kinase kinase kinase 1-like translates to MHRFPKIFAHNSDRLKTDKSCSSSSSSPSRQAAKPRRRLDRCNASKNISYEFSPSSSSSSSYSVEESVRPRTRDLLGDEKSFRVDGNDGEIDILCKTLGFSGIDDFAIPSEEYKAMKMRTSYAPVAFNQIFEVNYDNYAELYGVVGVSGIIDVSDQQVGGNQVCFGFSESDNGVMSKKFEESRDFCDVDGSRVHVFDKGARALLGAKSSGSDFISCDKCDNSSGRFDRFRGNGIKGVRPPVLAPPSSMLRAFTMDTDASVSRFESGFSPEENGEEEDGQKRDEEVRMGRVMVMEDNCVLSESCSFTTFSNDDDTSSTTTEPISSISPDGALRRTIMGWQKGELLGSGSFGSVYEGIADDGFFFAVKEVSLLDQGDEGKQRIIQLEQEIALLSQFEHENIVRYYGTKRDESNLYIFLELVNQGSLLSLYQKYNLRDTQVSTYTRQILHGLNYLHERNVVHRDIKCSNILVDTNGLVKLADFGLAKATKLNDLKSCKGTAFWMAPEVVRSLGYGLSADIWSLGCTVLEMLTGRFPYSHLEWMSALFRIGKGERPPIPNSLSRDARDFILKCLQVDPSSRPTAGQLLDHPFVKQLLPPYSGSVSPHAFSRQI